One Punica granatum isolate Tunisia-2019 chromosome 3, ASM765513v2, whole genome shotgun sequence genomic window carries:
- the LOC116199134 gene encoding peroxisome biogenesis protein 2 has translation MSGGGSSSSPPPPPDDAWRDSYRRLQPHWQSVTLSHRTVIPISISRVNQFDAARLDIEMSAMLKEQLVKVFSLMKPGMLFQYEPELDAFLEFLIWRFSIWVDKPTPGIGLMNLRYRDERASETRGKVRTGLEGPGLTVAQKIWYCVATVGGQYIWARLQSFSAFRRWGDTEQRSFVRLAWILLQRVEGFYKAASFGNLLVFLCTGRYRNLIERALRARLVYGSPNMNRAVSFEYMNRQLVWNEFSEMLLLLLPLLNSSSVQNLLRPFSKDKNMDSKGDDSTCPICQISPSIPFLALPCQHRYCYYCLRTRCAAVQSFRCSRCNEPVVAMQRHNVPTGNPSSGK, from the exons ATGAGCGGCGGCGGTAGCAGCAGCAGTCCTCCTCCGCCGCCGGATGATGCTTGGCGTGATTCTTACAGACGACTGCAGCCTCACTGGCAATCCGTTACCCTATCCCACCGG ACGGTTATCCCGATCTCAATATCTAGAGtcaatcaatttgatgctgCAAGATTGGATATTGAAATGTCTGCCATGCTAAAAGAACAGCTCGTGAAGGTCTTCTCTTTGATGAAG CCAGGAATGTTATTTCAATATGAACCAGAACTCGATGCTTTCCTCGAGTTTCTCATTTGGCGGTTTTCCATTTGGGTTGACAAGCCTACTCCTGGCATTGGACTGATGAATCTGAGATACAGAGATGAGCGTGCATCAGAGACCAGAGGGAAAG TTAGAACGGGCTTGGAAGGACCTGGTCTTACTGTTGCTCAGAAGATTTGGTATTGCGTTGCCACTGTTGGTGGGCAATATATCTGGGCCCGCTTACAATCTTTCTCTGCTTTTCGTAGATGGGGTGACACCGAGCAG AGGTCATTTGTCAGGTTGGCTTGGATCCTGCTGCAGCGAGTAGAAGGATTTTATAAAGCTGCTTCATTTGGAAACCTGCTCGTATTTCTTTGCACTGGAAG GTACAGAAACCTCATTGAGAGAGCTTTGAGAGCAAGGCTGGTGTACGGGAGCCCTAATATGAATCGAGCTGTAAGCTTCGAGTACATGAATCGGCAATTAGTCTGGAATGAATTCTCG GAAATGCTGTTATTGCTGCTTCCTCTTCTCAACTCATCATCTGTACAGAACCTTCTCCGGCCTTTTTCAAAGGACAAAAACATGGACTCCAAAGGGGATGACTCTACTTGCCCCATCTGTCAGATTAGTCCAAGCATTCCATTTCTTGCTCTCCCTTGTCAGCATAG GTATTGTTATTACTGTCTCCGTACTCGGTGTGCTGCTGTACAATCTTTCCGCTGTTCCCGATGCAACGAGCCAGTTGTTGCCATGCAACGGCACAATGTTCCGACGGGCAATCCAAGTTCAGGAAAATGA